The following proteins are co-located in the Brevibacillus laterosporus DSM 25 genome:
- a CDS encoding cytochrome d ubiquinol oxidase subunit II: MSETIIAVTMLWGFVFIYSVAASIDFGAGFWSMIYRDREQTKATQIANRYLSPSWEVTNVFIVLIVIALVTFFPGATYTLGTVLIIPGSLILLLLLLRSAFLVFSHVVEDYRKMMSIVSGITGILIPALLISVLPITQGGFITLENGYEQLQLLRLFSSPHEYMYIGLAITSTLFLSSLLLADFSNVLGEREAFQIYRRDARIVGPISIVLAIAVVITMSTEANWIYTNLRSQIGWLVASAGFFLLSYASLFGTSKRKGWLSLPRLATIAAVIQYLLASYAYGVAHLPYLVYPHVTIESGFTHPDNFRAMFVVYIVGFAILAPGFLYFWRLFMNDTSEVKKS, encoded by the coding sequence ATGAGTGAAACCATTATTGCCGTTACAATGCTGTGGGGCTTCGTATTTATTTACTCAGTCGCTGCTTCCATTGACTTCGGCGCAGGCTTTTGGTCCATGATTTATCGTGATCGTGAGCAGACGAAAGCAACGCAAATCGCTAATCGTTACCTCTCTCCATCCTGGGAAGTAACGAATGTCTTTATTGTACTTATCGTCATAGCACTTGTTACCTTCTTCCCAGGGGCTACCTATACATTAGGTACTGTATTGATTATACCTGGTAGTTTAATATTGCTATTGCTGTTGCTGCGAAGTGCCTTCCTAGTCTTCTCTCATGTAGTAGAGGATTATCGTAAAATGATGTCGATAGTCTCAGGTATTACTGGCATCTTAATTCCTGCTCTATTAATCAGTGTGTTACCAATCACGCAGGGCGGTTTTATAACGCTTGAAAATGGCTACGAACAGCTTCAACTACTCAGGCTGTTTTCAAGTCCACATGAATATATGTATATTGGACTGGCGATAACTAGTACTCTTTTTCTTTCTTCGTTATTACTAGCCGATTTTTCTAATGTTCTTGGTGAGCGAGAAGCATTTCAAATTTATCGCAGAGATGCTCGGATTGTAGGTCCCATCTCAATTGTACTGGCTATTGCTGTTGTGATCACCATGTCTACCGAAGCTAATTGGATATATACCAATCTACGTTCTCAAATTGGCTGGCTCGTTGCTTCTGCTGGTTTTTTCCTACTCTCCTATGCATCACTATTTGGTACGTCTAAACGAAAAGGCTGGCTTAGCTTACCTCGCCTGGCTACCATTGCTGCCGTCATCCAGTACTTGTTAGCTAGCTATGCCTATGGCGTGGCTCATCTTCCGTATTTGGTTTATCCACATGTTACGATTGAATCAGGCTTCACACACCCAGATAACTTTCGAGCTATGTTTGTTGTCTATATCGTAGGATTTGCTATTCTTGCTCCAGGCTTCCTATACTTCTGGCGATTATTTATGAATGATACTAGTGAGGTCAAAAAATCGTAA
- a CDS encoding cytochrome ubiquinol oxidase subunit I, whose protein sequence is MDQILIARSTFGMTMGFHIIFASLGVGLPLMILIAELLYQRTKDTDYSLMAKRWTKGQAILLGIAIPSGTISGVQLSLLWPGFMEVVGKVISLPFQIEIFAFFLEALFLSIYVYAAHRLSPKMRILSVLLVLIGATASAVLITNVHAFEGTPTGFHLVNGEVVDVDPWKAFFNPSFFVTAGHVVVSAYMTGAFVIASIAAYKMLRVNKSSREYAFHQKALLMGLVVGGTFSLLTGINGHDSAQHLHQYQPEKLAAAEGLFETQSHAPLVLGGVTDEATQQVKYGVEIPWMLSVLAGNTPNEVVVGLNDFPRDEWPPLFVHTLFNFMVLVGGALIFVGFIGFAWKKWLKHSHYPRWVMWIFVLSGPLSMLGIEAGWIFACTGRQPWILYRVMKTADATTQSQGLGTLFLLFLGIYLFMAIATILVFRYYFRRHPISLEGEA, encoded by the coding sequence ATGGATCAAATTCTGATCGCCAGAAGCACCTTTGGAATGACTATGGGTTTTCATATTATTTTTGCTTCGCTTGGCGTTGGCTTACCGCTAATGATTTTAATCGCAGAGCTGTTGTATCAACGCACGAAGGACACCGACTATTCACTAATGGCAAAGCGTTGGACCAAGGGACAGGCCATTTTACTTGGAATCGCTATTCCCTCTGGAACGATCTCAGGTGTTCAATTATCCTTACTATGGCCCGGTTTTATGGAAGTCGTCGGCAAAGTTATCTCCCTCCCATTCCAAATTGAAATCTTTGCCTTTTTTTTAGAAGCCTTATTTTTATCTATTTATGTATATGCAGCACATCGACTATCTCCCAAAATGCGTATCCTAAGTGTACTACTTGTATTGATTGGGGCGACTGCTTCTGCTGTGCTCATTACTAATGTTCACGCCTTTGAGGGAACCCCGACCGGCTTTCATTTGGTTAATGGAGAAGTGGTTGACGTAGATCCTTGGAAGGCATTTTTTAACCCCAGCTTTTTTGTCACAGCCGGGCATGTAGTTGTTTCCGCCTATATGACGGGTGCATTTGTAATAGCATCCATCGCTGCCTACAAAATGCTACGAGTTAACAAATCCTCGCGTGAATATGCGTTTCATCAAAAAGCCTTATTAATGGGTCTAGTGGTAGGCGGTACATTTTCCTTATTAACAGGGATTAATGGGCATGATTCAGCTCAACATTTACATCAATATCAACCAGAAAAATTAGCCGCAGCAGAGGGCTTATTTGAGACTCAGTCCCATGCTCCTCTTGTTCTTGGTGGTGTTACAGATGAGGCAACACAGCAAGTAAAATATGGGGTCGAAATTCCTTGGATGCTAAGTGTGCTAGCCGGAAACACACCAAATGAGGTGGTAGTTGGGCTAAATGACTTTCCAAGGGATGAATGGCCACCACTCTTTGTCCACACTCTCTTTAATTTTATGGTCTTGGTTGGTGGTGCACTCATTTTTGTTGGTTTTATCGGTTTTGCTTGGAAAAAATGGCTCAAACATTCTCATTATCCTCGGTGGGTAATGTGGATTTTTGTCCTAAGTGGTCCTTTATCCATGCTAGGTATCGAGGCTGGCTGGATCTTCGCATGCACGGGCCGTCAACCCTGGATTTTATATCGTGTTATGAAGACAGCAGATGCTACTACGCAATCACAGGGCTTAGGTACGCTATTTCTGTTATTCTTAGGAATCTATCTGTTCATGGCTATCGCAACAATCCTAGTCTTCCGCTATTATTTCCGTCGACATCCCATCAGTTTGGAGGGAGAAGCATGA
- a CDS encoding YxcD family protein, whose product METIRLLEQDLINAICLYIAEKREVEPFQVNVELMWDEEYGYSAEVNANGREQVLIEANMLEALRKYLRDQMELDPFSARIQLDIDDEEGMIALVSYNS is encoded by the coding sequence ATGGAAACAATAAGACTATTAGAACAAGATCTTATTAATGCAATCTGTCTTTACATTGCTGAAAAAAGAGAGGTCGAACCTTTTCAAGTAAATGTTGAACTGATGTGGGATGAGGAATATGGTTATTCTGCAGAAGTGAATGCGAACGGACGTGAACAGGTGCTGATTGAGGCCAACATGCTAGAGGCCCTGCGCAAGTATTTACGTGACCAAATGGAATTAGATCCATTTTCGGCTCGAATTCAGCTAGATATTGATGATGAAGAGGGCATGATTGCTCTTGTTTCTTATAATTCATAA
- a CDS encoding DJ-1/PfpI family protein has product MEVAIMLYNGITALDALGPYEVFAAVTGSKVKFVAKDKGLIKLDSKMGYLHADYSFSEVTSADILVVPGCSPPNYKTPMNDETTLNWIRQIHETTKWTTSVCTGSLILSAAGLLHGVKATSHWSSFDLLHSLGAIPTDERVVRQGKIVTAAGVSSGIDMALQLVAWESGEDMSKAVQLILEYDPMPPFDSGSPKKAPAPVVEQLRGMLQELEKQEPDL; this is encoded by the coding sequence ATGGAAGTCGCAATCATGCTTTACAATGGGATCACAGCGCTGGATGCATTGGGGCCGTATGAAGTATTTGCTGCCGTAACGGGCAGCAAAGTAAAGTTTGTCGCTAAGGATAAGGGGTTAATCAAACTGGATTCGAAAATGGGTTATTTGCATGCGGATTACAGTTTTTCTGAAGTAACTTCAGCTGATATTCTTGTCGTTCCTGGTTGCAGTCCGCCTAATTATAAAACTCCGATGAATGATGAAACCACGTTGAATTGGATTCGGCAAATACATGAGACGACGAAGTGGACTACATCGGTGTGTACCGGTTCTCTAATTTTGAGTGCCGCAGGTTTGTTACATGGAGTGAAGGCAACTAGTCATTGGAGCTCCTTCGACCTACTCCATTCTCTTGGTGCCATCCCAACTGATGAGAGAGTGGTTCGCCAAGGCAAAATTGTTACAGCAGCCGGTGTCTCCTCCGGCATCGACATGGCACTCCAATTAGTAGCATGGGAATCGGGGGAAGATATGAGCAAAGCGGTTCAGCTGATTTTGGAATACGATCCTATGCCCCCGTTTGATTCAGGTTCACCAAAGAAAGCGCCGGCTCCAGTGGTAGAACAATTAAGAGGGATGCTTCAAGAGCTTGAAAAACAGGAGCCTGATTTGTAA